Proteins co-encoded in one Victivallis lenta genomic window:
- a CDS encoding manganese efflux pump MntP family protein produces MSSAAVLILAVSVSIDAFAVSVGGALCDRTGRCRRNAVNAAAFFGTFQIVMPLIGYFAATLLAGVVAAVDHWLAFLLLGVVGGQMIYEGIRPESEEERRKEGGECSCPPDFFAPKALFIPAVATSLDALAVGASLAFAGTGIWLPAAAMGIVTALASASGVLLGRKLGTLAGERIMMAAGGTAIVLIGLKILLEHTGIL; encoded by the coding sequence ATGTCTTCTGCAGCAGTACTGATTCTCGCCGTAAGCGTGTCGATCGACGCTTTCGCGGTTTCGGTGGGCGGCGCGCTCTGCGACCGCACCGGCCGTTGCCGGCGGAACGCCGTGAATGCGGCGGCTTTCTTCGGGACGTTCCAGATCGTCATGCCGCTCATCGGCTACTTCGCGGCAACGCTGCTGGCCGGAGTGGTTGCGGCGGTTGATCACTGGCTCGCGTTTCTGCTGCTCGGAGTCGTCGGCGGCCAAATGATCTATGAGGGAATCCGGCCGGAATCCGAAGAGGAGCGGCGGAAGGAAGGCGGCGAATGCAGCTGCCCGCCGGATTTCTTCGCTCCCAAAGCGCTTTTCATCCCCGCCGTGGCGACCAGTCTCGACGCGCTGGCGGTCGGCGCGAGCCTCGCCTTCGCCGGAACCGGCATCTGGCTGCCGGCGGCGGCCATGGGGATTGTGACCGCGCTGGCTTCGGCGTCCGGCGTTCTGCTCGGGCGCAAGCTCGGAACGCTGGCCGGCGAAAGAATCATGATGGCAGCCGGCGGAACCGCCATCGTCCTCATCGGACTCAAGATCCTGCTCGAACACACCGGTATTCTCTGA
- the argF gene encoding ornithine carbamoyltransferase — protein sequence MKKDLLTLRDITRDDLEHIFELASKLKAERGKTAFTPLAGKSVGLIFAKSSTRTRVSFEVGVGELGGRPLYLDQSKMQIGRGETVADTAKVLSRYLHGIVIRTFSHAEVEELAREADIPVINALTDEYHPCQILADLLTIREYSGRTDGSIRMAFYGDARSNIANSLILAARLTGMELVLCSPAEEQPDRALYAGCSNVSWEADPMKAAAGVDYFYTDVWVSMGFEEERERRMKLFAPYQVNEKLFSVAKPDAKFLHCLPAHRGEEVSAGVMDDPKRSIVFDEAENRLHVQKAVMAMLMK from the coding sequence ATGAAGAAGGACCTTTTGACGCTCCGGGACATCACCCGGGACGATCTGGAACATATTTTCGAACTCGCGTCGAAGCTCAAGGCCGAACGCGGCAAAACCGCGTTCACGCCGCTGGCCGGCAAGAGCGTCGGGCTGATTTTCGCGAAATCCTCGACCCGGACCCGGGTCTCGTTCGAAGTCGGCGTCGGCGAGCTCGGCGGCCGCCCGCTCTATCTCGATCAGAGCAAGATGCAGATCGGCCGCGGCGAGACGGTGGCGGATACGGCCAAAGTGCTGAGCCGTTACCTGCACGGCATCGTGATCCGGACCTTCTCACACGCCGAAGTCGAAGAGCTGGCGCGCGAAGCGGACATTCCGGTCATCAATGCGCTGACCGACGAATACCATCCGTGCCAGATTCTGGCCGACTTGCTCACCATCCGGGAGTATTCCGGGCGGACCGACGGGTCGATCAGAATGGCGTTCTACGGCGACGCGCGCAGCAACATCGCGAATTCGCTGATCCTCGCCGCGCGGCTGACCGGCATGGAGCTTGTGCTCTGCTCCCCGGCGGAGGAGCAGCCCGACCGGGCGCTCTACGCCGGATGCTCCAACGTGAGCTGGGAGGCGGACCCGATGAAGGCCGCCGCCGGTGTCGACTATTTCTACACCGACGTCTGGGTCAGCATGGGCTTCGAGGAGGAGCGCGAGCGGCGCATGAAGCTCTTCGCCCCGTACCAGGTCAACGAGAAGCTGTTCTCCGTTGCGAAGCCGGATGCGAAGTTCCTGCACTGCCTGCCCGCCCATCGCGGCGAGGAGGTTTCGGCCGGCGTAATGGATGATCCGAAGCGGTCGATCGTCTTCGACGAGGCGGAAAACCGTCTCCACGTTCAAAAAGCCGTCATGGCGATGCTGATGAAATAA
- a CDS encoding aspartate aminotransferase family protein, protein MENLYEATVERYRKYVMPTYAPKILFVRGEGARLWDADGREYLDFATGISVCNLGHCHPGVTAAVRKQAATLVHVSNLYMNEVMPRLAEKLIENCFDGVVFFANSGAEANEGMFKLARKIGNASGRNEIISMDNSFHGRTLATLAATGRAKYRKGFEPDMPGFRQVPFNDIEALKNAVNDKTCAVVLEPVQGEGGILPADLEYLKQVRALCDEKGILLLFDEVQCGMGRIGTRFAWQSFGVEPDAFSMAKAIANGLPMGGFITKRKYADTLTPGTHASTFGGTALVSAAALAVQEAFDNEGVLENCREQGEYLRRQLGELGKKYPFVKGVRGMGLMIGVVLDREAATLAGLCLKRNLVVLTAGETVLRLLPPLNLTRAEADEGIGKIAAALEELNAAIQEG, encoded by the coding sequence ATGGAAAACCTTTATGAGGCCACCGTCGAACGGTACCGGAAGTACGTGATGCCCACCTATGCGCCGAAGATTCTCTTCGTGCGAGGTGAAGGCGCGCGCCTTTGGGACGCCGACGGCCGCGAATATCTCGACTTCGCCACCGGAATCTCCGTCTGCAACCTCGGGCACTGCCACCCGGGCGTGACCGCCGCGGTCCGGAAACAGGCCGCGACGCTCGTGCATGTTTCGAATCTCTATATGAACGAAGTCATGCCGCGCCTCGCCGAAAAGCTGATCGAAAACTGCTTCGACGGCGTGGTGTTCTTCGCCAACTCCGGCGCCGAAGCCAACGAGGGGATGTTCAAGCTCGCCCGCAAAATCGGCAACGCCTCCGGGCGCAACGAGATCATCTCGATGGACAATTCGTTCCACGGGCGGACCCTTGCCACACTGGCCGCCACCGGACGCGCGAAATACCGCAAGGGCTTCGAACCGGATATGCCGGGTTTCCGGCAGGTGCCGTTCAACGATATCGAAGCGCTGAAAAATGCGGTTAATGATAAAACCTGCGCCGTCGTTCTCGAGCCGGTGCAGGGCGAAGGCGGCATCCTGCCGGCCGATCTGGAATATCTGAAGCAGGTCCGCGCACTCTGCGACGAAAAGGGCATCCTGCTGCTCTTCGACGAAGTGCAGTGCGGCATGGGCCGGATCGGCACTCGTTTCGCCTGGCAGAGCTTCGGCGTCGAACCCGATGCGTTCTCGATGGCCAAGGCGATTGCGAACGGCCTGCCGATGGGAGGCTTCATCACGAAACGCAAATACGCCGATACGCTGACGCCGGGAACCCATGCGAGCACCTTCGGCGGAACGGCGCTCGTCTCCGCCGCCGCGCTCGCGGTGCAGGAGGCGTTCGACAATGAAGGCGTGCTTGAAAACTGCCGGGAACAGGGCGAATACCTGCGGCGGCAGCTCGGGGAGCTCGGGAAGAAATATCCGTTCGTCAAGGGCGTCCGCGGCATGGGCCTCATGATCGGCGTCGTCCTCGACCGCGAGGCGGCGACGCTGGCCGGACTCTGCCTCAAGCGGAATCTGGTCGTTCTGACCGCCGGAGAAACCGTGCTGCGGCTGCTGCCGCCGCTGAACCTGACCCGCGCCGAAGCCGATGAAGGAATCGGCAAAATCGCGGCCGCTCTCGAAGAGCTGAATGCCGCCATACAGGAGGGATAA